The Arachidicoccus terrestris genome includes the window ATCATTCTTTAAATATTATATATATCATGCTTATACGACTTAATATTCTCTTTTATTCTAAACCACTCTACTGTTTTTAACAATCCATCTTCAAGGGAATTATTCTGTTTCCAATTAGTATTTTCTAAAATCTTTTTATTAGAACCATAAAGCCTAAACACTTCCGACTTTTCCGGCCTAAGTCTAATATTATCTTGAACAATTCTCGCCTTCGGGTTTACAAGTTCAATTAAAATTTCAGCCAGCTTTTTAATAGAAACCTCACTTTGGGTTGCTATATTGCAGTCGT containing:
- a CDS encoding GDP-mannose 4,6-dehydratase, with product MPNINTYGPRQSARAVIPTIITQLLNGVEEIKLGDVNPTRDLLFVEDTVAGFIEIAKSSNLIGHDCNIATQSEVSIKKLAEILIELVNPKARIVQDNIRLRPEKSEVFRLYGSNKKILENTNWKQNNSLEDGLLKTVEWFRIKENIKSYKHDIYNI